TGTTTACGAAATTTATCTCCCACACTAGGTATTAAGTTTTGCTTCCAAAATTTTTACTTCTAATTTTTTCTCTAAaaattatttataaaatatttatctCCCAAGTTTAATCTTAAGTAttttcttccattttttttcttttgaattttcATTCGTAAAATTCTAGTCTCCCAAATTTTGTTCCTATGttttgttttccaaaaaaaatctcTTGCGATTTTTGTTCCAGATTTTTTTGAAGTTTCACCGAAAGGTTGTTTCAAAATTATTCccaatttttttcttgatttttgtttcttacattttatttttttctacagTATATCTTTGCGATTTGACCAAACTTTTTTGTATATAAATATTTGTATCTAGTTTTTGTGCGTATAGATCCTTCTTCAATTGTATGCTCTATTGGCTTTGGGGCCTGGGATGCGTGGCTTAGCTGGGTTGGGCGTTCACTTTGAAGCCTGCTTTGCCTTAGCGCGTCCTTCAATTCTTACTGTACGTCATCGTCATCTGTTTGCTGGCGTAGAGCTGCGGAGCCATCATCTGTTAGTACTAGAGATCGACGGTACGGAACGCTCCATATGGTCGCCCGTAAACCGGGCTAGCAATGCATCGTGGTATTAGGCTAGTCTCAATagagtttcatgacattaaattttATATCACATCATTAATTTTGGTGACATGGTGAAGAGAGAGGAGAAAGTTTCAAAGAGTTTTATCTCCATAAAACTTAACCAGTACAGTTATCCAGCTCTCAATCTTGATAATTGTGCTATAAAATAGTGCATTGAGACTTACCTTATTAGAAACAGGATTAAAGTAGTTTACTCGCACTctcatataaattaattataattagTTACAAGCATCAAAGTCATTAGGGCCTCCAAAGAAAATCCTAAAATCGTATCACGGTGATGAGCCTGGCTTATGCTATCAATTTAGAATTAATTAAGTTATTGATGATTAAAGCTAGAAAAAGTTTTGACTTCTATAACAATGTTAAATAGAGATAAATTTTGGATTGGAAATATAAAAGTATTGTAGATAGTCAAAATATCAAAAGTTTGGCTACATCGTATAAATCTCATCCGACCAACTTAACAATTCAGTGCACTGTAAAAATGTACAGTATAAACGGCTGAAACCTTTTACAGCTTCTCGCTTGCCTGTGCTTCATCCGCCCCTATGACCCTTTTCCAGAACCAGTGCTCCGCCCACACCTTGTCAATCTGCTCGATGGGCAGCCCCTTCGTCTCCGGCAAGAGCAGGTACACGAACGCCGTCATCACCGCGATCCAcccggcgaagaagaagaagagccacgCCTTCATCCGGCACAGCATGGCCAGGAAGAACTGCGCGACGAGGATGGTGAACACGAAGCCCGACGCCACCGTCACGCTCTGCCCGGCCGACCGGACCTCCAGCGGGAAGATCTCGCTGGGCACCAGCCAGCTGAGCGGGCCCCACGACCAGCCGAACCCCGTCGAGTAGACGCCGATGAGCAAGAGGAGGGCCAGCGCGTAGGCCCTGCCGAGCCCCCCCTCGTCGCCGAGCTTCGCCGCCATGAGGGCGCCGATGAGCACCTCGGCGGCGAGCatctgcgcgccgccggcgaggaggagcgtcCGCCTGCCGAAGCGGTCGGCCGCGAACATGGAGGCGAGCGTCGCGGCGGAGGAGATGACGACCAGCACGATGGTGGAGAGCAGCGACGCGCTCTCGCCCATGCCAATGCTGCGCAGCAGCACCGGCGCGTAGAACCCGATGGCGTTGATCCCGGTGAGCTGCGTGAAGGACGGGATCAGGACGGCCATGGCCAGCTGCGGGCGGTACCGCCGCCGCGTCAGGAGCATccgcaggccgccggcgccgccctcctgcGCCGTGGCGCTGGCCGCGACGATGTCGTCGAgctcggcgtcgacggcgtcggtGCCCCTGATCTTCTGCAGCAGCGCCCTCACCTCGCCGCGGTCCTTGCCCTGCTGGACGAGGCTGTTGGGCGTCTCCGGCAGGAAGACGGCGCCGACGGTGAGCAGCGCGGCGGGGACCGCTGCCAGGCCCAGCGAGAGCCTCCAGCCCCACCCCGCCGCAATCTTCGCGGCGCCGTAGTTGACGACCGTCGCGAGGAGAGCTCCCAGGCACAGGCTGAACTGGAAGCCGTTGCTGAACATCCCCCGGTAACGCGCCGGCGCCATCTCGGACAGGTACAGCGGCACGGCCTGGTTGGCGAACCCCAGGCCGACGCCGAGCAGCGCGCGGCCGAGGATGGCCATGGACAcgttggcggcgccgccgctgaccGCAGCGCCGGCGAGGtaggcggcgccgccgagggcCATGGAcgggcggcgcccgcggcgcgcCGTGACCCACGACGCAAGGAGCACGGCGGTGAGCAGGCCGGCGATGTAGAGCGAGGAGGTGAAGAGCGTCAGCAGCTGGCTGTCGAACCGGCAGTAGTtgctggcgcgcgcggcgccgccgccggccttcatCCGGCGGTACACGTCCGGGAAGAAGGCGCGCAGGAACGGGTCCATGGACGACACGCCGCCCGCGGTCCCGATGTCGTAGCCGaagatggcgccgcccatggccgccgtgaCGCAGGACAGCGCCACGAACGCCGTGACCCCGCCGCCGTACCGCCGCCCCGcgtcctcgcccccgccgccggcggccgcgaaaCCACCGACGGCCATGGTCGTCCCGCGCACACGGTGACTGAACTCTCGTGCTGACTGGCTGCAAGCTCTTATCGTTCCAAGATATGATGCCGCCCTGTGGTCAAGCTTGATGCGACACCAGGGCCATGCTCGGGGACCGCGGGGGATTTGTCATCGCCGTGTGCGCCGCAGTGCCAATCTTCAAGGGAAGTGGGTGGCTTAGCTGCTGGTGTTGATGGTGATAGTTGGGCAGCATGTGCGTGCCCTTACTTGAACTATGGAGCTGCTGAGTGATGCCGTTTCAAACTTGGGAGCTGTCGGCTGTCGCTACCGCTGCGAGAAAGGAAAGCTTACTCTGCTGTGCAGTGACAGTGAGACTGACACTGAAAAATGTCACACGTTTAACTTCGGAGGAACTGGGATCATCGGCGGAAATTGATCTCTGCAACGCTTTTCTACATGCATCAGATGGTCTACATGCAAGTTTTAAATTGGCACATCTCATGCTGTTTATCCCCTCTCACTATCTCTGTTTTACCTTCTGGATTTGCTGTTGTTTGTTGTGACTGGATGCATATGGAGCATGACGAGCTGTTCTGCTGTTGCTAGAGGCATGCTGTCACTTCGATCGGGACCTCCTAAAATGATAGGCGGCATGTACTATAAATCTGGAATGTGTTGTCATTGTGTACTATAAAATGATAGAGCCAAATTACAGATCTACCAATATCCATCATTGtacttcctccgttccaaaatggcAAGTCATCCTAGAGTAACAaattaacaagaaggtaaaatgaccataTTTAACTCTTTTATTATTCATAgttggcactaattgattccTGCATACatatgcactttctaaatagagtaagatgatttattttttttggataaGTTTTGAATTCTAGAATGACTTGCTTCTTGGCATGGAGGGAGTAGCTTCTTATATTATTTCCTCTAGGGTCTCTAAGGACCGTTTAGCAAGCCTCTGCCTAATTTTGTCTGTCTATAAAAACTGATCCTCTAGGAGACGCGTGATTCCATAGCTGAAAGTGATTTTCTATGATTAGTGAGATTTATGAAAATAGATCCGACGGTGTGAGAAGTGAATCACAAGCAGCTATTTTTTCAGCTCTTTACCTAGGTCCTTTTTGGATCAATAGCACTAATGCTATTTAGCACACTAGACTTTAGCACTCCAAATAGCACATTGCAAAATATAGCACAACAAGTTGTTTGGATGCAAGAGCTATTTTGCCTTTATTGCACTTATCCCAATCATTTAGCTCCACTTTTCATTCATAGATCCCCTCCAAGAGGTGGGGTACATAGCGAAATATATAACATCAAAAATTACCTCCAAGAGGTGTTTATTTTTTTGGGGTGTGCTAATTTCATTTAGCACCAAATAGCACATGTTGTTTGGATCCTTAAATGCTATTTTGGGATAAAAGGGTGCTAAAAAATAGCACCCATGATCCAAACAGGGCCCCTAGTTTATTTTATAAAATCACTTCAGCATAGAATCTCTTTTCTTAAAAATTCTATTTGGCAGAGAGCTTTCCAGCGATGTCCTTTTTCTTGGTCAgtttttttctttcatgcaaaGATAAGCAACCCTCATGCGAATTCGAGGAAAAAAATCAGTTGAACTAGAAatcatcaaaaaaaaatcagaagctATATATGAACATTATTATGGGAAATAATTCTTCCGCTTTTGACCATTTGCCTATTTTCCTCCCCACCTACTTGCTCTCtctcaaaggaaaaaaaaaggaaaacaaaagaaaaaaactggtctccgccgcctcctgccgTCCACGCCACCCGATCCGTGCCGCGGCGCCCCCAGTCCGTCCGGACTCTCCTCTCCCGGACGTGAGGAGCCCGGGCGGCCATGGACTCCGGTACAAGAAGCTCAGATGAGAGTCGGCTCCCGAGCCTACACATTTGCATCTCTCATACGGAGCAAGCCGCCACGCTCCCCCGATTCAATTTTCCCcaactgcgccgccgccgccgggaacaCGTCGCTATGGTCCGCGATTGGTCCGGCTTGCCGGAGGAGCTCCTGGTCAGCTTTCTGCTGGCGATGGacgtccccgccgccgtccactcCGGCGCCGTCTGCACCTCCTGGAACGCCGCGTACACCGCCTTCCGCCGGCTCCGCGCCCCGTCGCCGAGGAAGACACCCTGCCTGCTCTACGCCAGCGGCGCCCtcgcccccggcgccgccgcgctccactGCCCGGCCACCGGCACAACACTACAGATCCCCTTCCCTAGGGCTCCGCTCCACCGCAGGCCTCTGCTGGGCTCCGGCCACGGCTGGGTGGTCACCGCCGACgaggcctccaacctgcaccTCCTCAACCCCGTCACGGGCGCCCAGGCCGCTCTCCCGCCCGTCACCGCGCTCCACAACGTCAGGATGGGCACGGACCAGCGGGGCGGCCCCGTGTACGCCGTCTACGAGGAGCCGGGCTCCAAGCTGAAGATCCTGGAGATCGACCGGGCGCATGAGTACCTGTACGACCGGGTGGTGCTCTCGGCCagcccctccgccggccgcgcctGCGTCGTGCTCCTCCTGCACACGCCGATGGGCGAGGTCTCCTTCGCCAGGCTCGGCGACGACCGCTGGACCTGCTGGGTCGACGCGCCGGGTGACGGCACAGAGCTCTTGTGGAGGCGGTTCTACAAGGACGCCATGTACAGTGACGTCGACGGCTTGTTCTACCTGCTCCTGATCAATGGATCCATAGTTAGCTTGGAGCCTTGGACCTCAACGGGTCCTCGCCGGTGGCCCGCAAGATCCTCCACAGCGTGCCGGGAGCATTGCACGCTCCGATCAAGTACCTGGTTCAGACACCGACCGGTGGCATTTTGCAAGTGTGGAGGTTGAAGAACCATGTCGAGTCGCTAGAACCGGCGGATATTCTGCAGGAATACATGGACAAGGAAGGGGGCCAGGACCCGTGTCTAGAGCACATCACCGTTGATATAAAGATCTACAAGGTTGACCTCCATGGTCAGAGGTTGGAGTTGATGAAGGGTTTGCCAGACCATGCGTTGTTTCTCGGCTTCAATGCCTCGATGTGCCTACCAGTTAAGGAATTATTCCATGGATTAAAGCCGAATTGTGCTTACATAACCGATGACTGCCTGAAGTGTATGAATTTCAGGAAGTATAGCCAGCGGGAAGTTGGTATTTGGAGCATGGCGGAGCAAAGCATGTCCAAACTTGTTGATGTCTCACCAGTTCTTTATCCTTGGCTGAATTGGCCATCTCCTATCTGAATAAAACCATCCTTTCTAAGTAGGGGGAGATTGCTGGAAAACCGTTGCACTTATTTTGTTAGATATGATCCGAATTTATAATGTGTGTCTTGTGGGGACGTCTAGAGGGCCCATAGTTCGGGTTATGTGATTAGCAGATTTATTTCCGTGTTTGACTGCAGTCAGTTCAGTCCAACTTATATATACATCTTGTAAGCCGCACGGGAAGGGTTGAGGACTTATTATATTCACTGCATTGTAACTCTCTCATTATAGTGAAGATCGCCGGTTGGCGTCCGTGGTTTTTTTCCGCAAGGATTTTCCACGTAAAAATCGTGTTTCGTGTTTGATCTTATTTTCGCATTATTTACTAACAAGTGATACCAGAGCCGTACACGAGattgattgaaaaaaaaattagggtTTCGTCCCTATTGGTCGTGCACGGCCGCCGTGAGGTCATCGACGCCGCCATCCTGCTCGCGCGGATAATCACCAGTCCCGACATCGAATCGCTCGCCTGCGCCCTGCGCCCAGGCACCGCTCCAGAGCGTCCGTC
This genomic interval from Panicum virgatum strain AP13 chromosome 8K, P.virgatum_v5, whole genome shotgun sequence contains the following:
- the LOC120644801 gene encoding hexose carrier protein HEX6-like; translation: MAVGGFAAAGGGGEDAGRRYGGGVTAFVALSCVTAAMGGAIFGYDIGTAGGVSSMDPFLRAFFPDVYRRMKAGGGAARASNYCRFDSQLLTLFTSSLYIAGLLTAVLLASWVTARRGRRPSMALGGAAYLAGAAVSGGAANVSMAILGRALLGVGLGFANQAVPLYLSEMAPARYRGMFSNGFQFSLCLGALLATVVNYGAAKIAAGWGWRLSLGLAAVPAALLTVGAVFLPETPNSLVQQGKDRGEVRALLQKIRGTDAVDAELDDIVAASATAQEGGAGGLRMLLTRRRYRPQLAMAVLIPSFTQLTGINAIGFYAPVLLRSIGMGESASLLSTIVLVVISSAATLASMFAADRFGRRTLLLAGGAQMLAAEVLIGALMAAKLGDEGGLGRAYALALLLLIGVYSTGFGWSWGPLSWLVPSEIFPLEVRSAGQSVTVASGFVFTILVAQFFLAMLCRMKAWLFFFFAGWIAVMTAFVYLLLPETKGLPIEQIDKVWAEHWFWKRVIGADEAQASEKL
- the LOC120645790 gene encoding uncharacterized protein LOC120645790, with translation MDSGTRSSDESRLPSLHICISHTEQAATLPRFNFPQLRRRRREHVAMVRDWSGLPEELLVSFLLAMDVPAAVHSGAVCTSWNAAYTAFRRLRAPSPRKTPCLLYASGALAPGAAALHCPATGTTLQIPFPRAPLHRRPLLGSGHGWVVTADEASNLHLLNPVTGAQAALPPVTALHNVRMGTDQRGGPVYAVYEEPGSKLKILEIDRAHEYLYDRVVLSASPSAGRACVVLLLHTPMGEVSFARLGDDRWTCWVDAPGDGTELLWRRFYKDAMYSDVDGLFYLLLINGSISPVARKILHSVPGALHAPIKYLVQTPTGGILQVWRLKNHVESLEPADILQEYMDKEGGQDPCLEHITVDIKIYKVDLHGQRLELMKGLPDHALFLGFNASMCLPVKELFHGLKPNCAYITDDCLKCMNFRKYSQREVGIWSMAEQSMSKLVDVSPVLYPWLNWPSPI